A genome region from Candidatus Zixiibacteriota bacterium includes the following:
- a CDS encoding outer membrane beta-barrel protein, with the protein MRRLLLLSFLTVVAASSASALQLGLGAYGGANIPIVQEDQGSGTIFGLKGKLSLIPGISVEPNLNFAKFGDAELDFGATREGSKVTSYGIDAVVGAGMGTVGFKMYGLVGAGIYSTTRDNDEDASKFGWATGLGFEIGFSPTIGLDIRGKLNVINSEGGGTKKSAAVTGGLNYYIGY; encoded by the coding sequence ATGCGGAGATTGCTTCTTTTGTCTTTCTTGACAGTGGTTGCGGCGTCATCAGCATCCGCCCTGCAACTGGGGCTGGGGGCTTACGGCGGCGCCAATATCCCAATCGTTCAGGAAGACCAGGGCTCCGGCACCATTTTCGGATTGAAAGGAAAACTGAGCCTGATTCCCGGGATATCGGTCGAGCCGAATCTCAATTTCGCCAAGTTTGGCGATGCCGAACTCGATTTTGGCGCCACTCGTGAAGGCTCCAAAGTTACATCTTATGGCATTGACGCCGTCGTCGGCGCCGGCATGGGAACGGTTGGATTCAAGATGTACGGCTTGGTTGGCGCCGGTATCTACAGCACTACTCGCGACAATGATGAAGATGCCAGCAAATTCGGATGGGCTACCGGGCTCGGTTTCGAAATCGGTTTCTCCCCGACCATTGGGCTGGATATCCGGGGGAAGTTAAATGTTATCAATTCTGAAGGGGGAGGAACCAAAAAATCGGCTGCCGTGACCGGCGGCTTAAACTATTATATCGGCTACTGA